Proteins found in one Deltaproteobacteria bacterium IMCC39524 genomic segment:
- a CDS encoding PAS domain-containing protein, whose amino-acid sequence MQKTKLLAIALLIAASAGVMLPAYNIFNLQPAVYRMLIAATEQDTTRIALYISSFVFPEIEGMPLEEPAFGDLVREMHEVKRTFGLVNLRIFSADGHITFSTASEEINRINRQAFFVEKVAKGGTYTKVSYLSYLSPEGNPAKASVVQTCVPIRRAGQFVGAVEIDYNITERKAALDNLIHKSSVFLFLVGTGVLLASVFFGFQSKRASAQQRKAEKELRIAHRQLLDIVEFLPDATFVIDRDGKVVAWNRAMEEMTSVHKDAVLGKGSYEYSMAFYGKRCPMLIDAVYSDISKTSGHYDYLEKNGVTLFAETTLTLSSSGKNANLWATASPLLDQEGNYVGAIESIRDISERKTAQRRLSDKNVLLANILNNIPHYVFWKDRNCVFQGCNLNFAKVAGIGTPENIVGKTDFDLAWEKKEAEFYRQCDQDVMESGEPLLDIEEPQLQADGRNAILLTSKVPLRNEAGEVVGILGIYADITEQRSLEKQLRQSQRIEAVGTLAGGIAHDFNNILTAVIGYTEFAMSDLPGGSQNQSPLREVLKAAHRAKELVQKILMFGQQTEQDRTPTLINPIIKEALELLRATIPKTIKICLEINEDADPVLADPTQIHQVIMNLGTNACHAMQENGGTLKVTLDNLHVDAELASSSPELNEGAYVRLAISDTGHGMGQATLEHIFEPYFTTKKFGEGSGLGLSVVHGIIMGHGGAITVEATPGQGTMFTVYLPRLFNEVVREVPEPETLPKGKERILFVDDEEALVSLGQKILASLGYEVTIATSGVDALGLFRSDPQAFDLIFTDQTMPIITGMQLSEQILKVRPDIPIILCTGFSATTSDETAKAVGIKQFVMKPLTKQALALTVRKVLDDD is encoded by the coding sequence ATGCAAAAAACAAAATTATTGGCCATTGCACTGCTCATTGCCGCCTCGGCCGGGGTCATGCTGCCGGCTTATAATATTTTCAACCTACAACCGGCAGTCTACCGGATGCTGATCGCGGCAACGGAGCAGGATACCACCCGGATCGCCCTGTATATCTCGTCTTTTGTTTTTCCGGAGATTGAGGGAATGCCGCTGGAAGAGCCTGCTTTCGGTGACCTGGTCAGAGAGATGCACGAGGTAAAGCGTACCTTTGGTCTGGTGAACCTCAGAATCTTCTCCGCGGATGGGCATATTACCTTTTCAACGGCCAGCGAGGAGATCAACCGGATCAATCGTCAGGCCTTTTTCGTCGAAAAGGTCGCCAAGGGAGGGACTTACACCAAAGTGAGTTATCTCTCCTATCTCTCCCCGGAAGGGAACCCTGCGAAGGCCTCTGTGGTACAGACCTGCGTACCGATCAGGCGCGCCGGGCAATTTGTCGGTGCGGTTGAGATCGATTACAACATCACCGAACGCAAGGCGGCCCTGGATAATCTCATCCATAAGTCATCGGTTTTCCTGTTCCTGGTCGGTACTGGAGTGTTGCTGGCTTCGGTGTTCTTCGGTTTTCAATCGAAACGGGCATCGGCTCAGCAGCGCAAGGCCGAAAAAGAACTTCGAATTGCCCACAGGCAATTACTGGACATTGTTGAATTCTTGCCTGATGCGACCTTCGTTATCGACCGGGACGGCAAGGTCGTGGCATGGAACCGTGCCATGGAGGAAATGACCTCTGTGCATAAAGATGCCGTCCTCGGCAAAGGCAGCTACGAATACTCCATGGCGTTCTACGGTAAGCGGTGCCCCATGTTGATCGATGCTGTTTATAGTGACATTTCTAAAACCAGCGGGCACTATGATTATTTGGAAAAAAATGGCGTCACCCTTTTTGCTGAAACGACTCTAACCCTCTCCTCTAGCGGCAAAAACGCCAATTTATGGGCCACCGCTTCACCCCTGCTTGATCAAGAGGGCAATTACGTTGGTGCCATTGAATCAATCCGGGACATCAGCGAACGCAAAACAGCTCAACGAAGACTCTCAGACAAGAATGTCCTGTTGGCGAACATCCTTAATAATATCCCTCATTATGTTTTCTGGAAGGACCGTAATTGCGTATTCCAGGGCTGCAATCTGAATTTTGCTAAAGTGGCAGGGATCGGCACGCCGGAAAACATTGTTGGCAAAACTGACTTTGATCTGGCCTGGGAAAAAAAAGAGGCCGAATTTTACCGTCAATGCGATCAGGACGTTATGGAGAGTGGTGAACCGTTACTCGATATCGAAGAACCGCAACTTCAGGCTGATGGCAGAAACGCCATCTTGTTGACCAGCAAGGTTCCTCTGCGCAACGAAGCCGGAGAGGTGGTTGGCATACTCGGCATTTATGCCGATATTACAGAGCAGAGATCACTGGAAAAACAGCTCCGACAGAGCCAGAGAATTGAGGCTGTTGGAACGCTCGCAGGCGGCATCGCCCATGACTTTAACAACATCCTGACGGCTGTAATCGGTTATACAGAATTCGCCATGTCTGATCTGCCGGGTGGCTCACAGAACCAGTCTCCCTTGAGAGAAGTTTTGAAGGCCGCCCACCGCGCCAAAGAGTTGGTACAGAAGATTCTGATGTTTGGTCAACAGACGGAGCAAGATCGTACGCCGACCTTGATCAACCCGATCATCAAGGAGGCTCTTGAACTGCTGCGTGCAACCATCCCGAAGACAATCAAGATTTGCCTGGAGATCAACGAAGATGCCGACCCGGTACTCGCTGACCCAACCCAGATTCACCAGGTCATTATGAACCTGGGGACCAATGCCTGCCACGCTATGCAGGAAAATGGCGGAACTCTCAAGGTGACCCTGGACAATCTTCATGTGGACGCTGAACTCGCGTCCTCCTCGCCAGAGCTTAATGAAGGGGCCTATGTTCGTCTTGCCATTTCTGACACAGGCCACGGTATGGGACAGGCTACACTTGAACATATTTTCGAGCCCTATTTCACGACTAAGAAGTTTGGTGAAGGCAGTGGGCTGGGGCTCTCCGTGGTGCATGGCATCATCATGGGCCATGGTGGGGCAATAACCGTGGAGGCAACACCGGGGCAGGGGACTATGTTCACGGTTTACCTGCCTCGACTTTTTAATGAAGTGGTTCGAGAGGTTCCTGAACCGGAGACGCTACCCAAGGGCAAGGAGCGCATACTTTTTGTCGATGATGAAGAGGCTCTGGTTAGCCTGGGCCAGAAAATCCTGGCATCGCTTGGTTATGAAGTCACAATCGCGACAAGCGGTGTGGATGCATTGGGGTTGTTTCGCTCCGATCCACAAGCCTTTGATCTGATCTTCACGGATCAGACCATGCCAATCATCACCGGAATGCAATTGTCTGAGCAGATCCTTAAGGTCAGGCCGGATATTCCAATTATCCTTTGTACCGGGTTCAGTGCGACCACCTCCGACGAGACAGCCAAGGCGGTTGGAATCAAGCAGTTTGTCATGAAACCTTTGACCAAGCAGGCTTTGGCACTGACAGTGCGTAAGGTGCTTGACGACGACTGA
- a CDS encoding M1 family aminopeptidase: MLRILLLIPFAFILLSAPVAAGADSLINQELFIRIVPEEHLLEGKAVLTLVDQRADWTAEFRLAAQADIDAVTVDDKPVPFTFANGRLQISMKNAADTLTIVYRIRFDDPVAQDHVGIEDPSLGVSATIMPQGTFLSAASAWHPLPVDANSRFRLTITGPTGLLGVTSGRLVGLETSAAGSETIWQTQRPQSALALAAGYYQVERDRLGETQLLAFFGAGNATLASDYLQSSREYLQLYQELFGPYPYDKFAVVENFYPTGYGFPGWTLLGSSVIRLPFILTTSLPHEIAHTWWGNAVEIDYSSGNWGEGLATYVADYYLKELHAPAEALEYRRKILRDYAALIDVGDDLPLSAFRSRMSKRDQAVGYGKAAMVFHMLRNLIDDEAFWAGLKAAAGDGIGKRYAWSDLQRHFEATSDMDLETFFRQWTLRTGAPQLQLTDVAVMSVDDGWQVSGTILQDAPFYDLAVPLQLETATRKYNQSIGLDERQNCFLFTITERPLSLSVDPKSDLFRKLYPEELPATVNDLRASRMPLVVVARGSEALLDSSGDLLRGLQWQQAPVMNEDDYLDQRPTNKDLLVLGWPKSPELRLNLPDGFTVAGQQVTIGDKLYSEADDVLFLVLPGHEENRVTGYFLPGSLTAARDTARRISHYGRYSTLVFHKGHNQVKTTWDPVGSPLKRLFTKDAVP; this comes from the coding sequence ATGTTAAGGATTCTGCTACTCATACCGTTTGCCTTTATTCTGCTCTCCGCTCCGGTGGCTGCCGGCGCGGATAGTCTGATCAACCAGGAACTCTTCATCCGGATTGTCCCCGAAGAACATCTCCTTGAAGGCAAGGCGGTCTTGACGCTCGTTGATCAGCGCGCAGATTGGACGGCGGAGTTTCGTCTGGCGGCCCAGGCTGATATCGATGCGGTGACTGTGGACGACAAGCCGGTGCCCTTTACCTTCGCTAACGGGCGCCTGCAGATCTCAATGAAAAACGCTGCGGACACCCTGACCATTGTTTATCGCATCCGCTTCGATGATCCGGTCGCGCAGGATCATGTCGGCATCGAGGATCCGTCTTTGGGTGTTTCGGCGACGATCATGCCGCAAGGCACTTTTCTTTCGGCCGCTTCCGCTTGGCATCCGCTTCCGGTCGATGCGAATAGTCGATTCCGCTTGACGATTACCGGACCGACAGGATTGCTCGGAGTGACCTCAGGCCGCCTGGTCGGTCTTGAGACCAGCGCAGCCGGATCAGAGACGATCTGGCAGACGCAACGACCCCAGTCAGCCTTGGCGCTGGCTGCGGGGTATTACCAGGTCGAGCGTGACAGACTTGGCGAGACCCAGCTTCTGGCTTTTTTCGGCGCCGGAAATGCCACACTCGCTTCGGACTATCTTCAGTCGAGCCGAGAATACCTGCAGCTTTACCAGGAATTGTTTGGTCCCTATCCTTACGACAAATTTGCCGTAGTCGAAAACTTTTACCCGACTGGTTATGGCTTTCCCGGCTGGACCTTGCTCGGCAGCAGCGTAATCAGGCTTCCCTTTATCCTTACTACCAGTCTGCCCCATGAGATCGCCCACACCTGGTGGGGGAATGCGGTTGAGATCGATTATTCGTCCGGCAACTGGGGCGAGGGCCTGGCCACCTATGTTGCCGATTACTACCTGAAAGAGTTGCACGCGCCTGCCGAAGCGCTCGAATATCGACGCAAGATTCTGCGCGATTATGCAGCCCTGATCGATGTTGGTGACGATCTGCCGTTGAGCGCTTTTCGCAGCCGCATGTCAAAGCGCGACCAGGCGGTTGGCTACGGCAAGGCGGCCATGGTCTTCCATATGCTGCGCAACCTGATCGACGATGAGGCCTTCTGGGCAGGGCTGAAAGCCGCTGCAGGCGACGGCATCGGCAAACGCTACGCCTGGAGCGATTTGCAGCGACATTTCGAGGCGACCTCCGACATGGATCTCGAAACCTTCTTCCGCCAGTGGACTTTGCGGACCGGAGCGCCGCAACTGCAATTGACGGACGTCGCTGTCATGTCTGTCGATGATGGCTGGCAGGTCTCAGGGACCATTCTTCAGGATGCGCCATTCTACGACCTTGCCGTGCCCCTGCAGCTGGAAACTGCAACGCGCAAATACAACCAGTCAATCGGCCTTGATGAACGCCAAAACTGCTTTCTCTTTACCATCACAGAACGTCCGCTCAGTCTCAGCGTCGACCCGAAGAGCGATCTGTTTCGCAAGCTTTACCCGGAAGAATTGCCGGCCACGGTCAATGACCTGCGCGCATCAAGAATGCCGCTGGTTGTCGTCGCCCGCGGCTCCGAAGCCTTGCTCGACTCCTCAGGGGATCTTTTGCGTGGCCTGCAATGGCAACAGGCCCCGGTGATGAACGAGGACGATTATCTTGATCAACGGCCAACCAACAAGGATCTGCTTGTCCTTGGCTGGCCGAAGAGCCCGGAGCTGCGACTCAACCTTCCGGATGGTTTCACGGTCGCCGGGCAGCAGGTTACGATCGGTGATAAACTCTACTCAGAGGCTGACGATGTGCTGTTCCTTGTCTTGCCCGGCCATGAAGAAAATCGCGTCACTGGGTATTTTTTGCCTGGTTCGCTCACCGCGGCCCGTGACACGGCCCGGCGTATCTCTCATTACGGCCGCTACAGCACTCTCGTCTTCCACAAGGGCCACAACCAGGTCAAAACGACCTGGGACCCTGTAGGCTCGCCGCTGAAGAGGCTTTTTACAAAGGACGCTGTGCCATGA
- a CDS encoding redoxin domain-containing protein: MRRKLVFILAAALILVASPVLALSVGDQAPNFTSQTNQGKVSLADYLGKKNVILTFYFAIYTPAUKTTTLGFQRDMATLEALNTQVMGISGDSMDTVKRFAAEFAITYPLVSDSGGAIKKLYSGERINYLIDKTGRIRLIVRGVPDNSLIIDKIKALGLDN; the protein is encoded by the coding sequence ATGAGAAGAAAACTGGTTTTCATTCTGGCCGCCGCACTCATCCTGGTGGCCTCGCCGGTGCTGGCCCTGTCCGTGGGCGACCAAGCGCCGAATTTCACGTCACAGACCAACCAGGGCAAGGTGTCGCTGGCAGATTACCTAGGGAAAAAGAATGTCATCCTGACGTTTTACTTCGCTATTTACACCCCTGCTTGAAAAACCACTACGCTGGGCTTTCAGAGGGACATGGCGACCCTGGAAGCTCTCAATACCCAGGTCATGGGTATCAGTGGAGACAGCATGGACACGGTCAAACGTTTCGCTGCTGAGTTTGCCATCACCTACCCTTTGGTCAGTGACTCAGGAGGAGCGATCAAGAAACTCTATTCCGGAGAACGTATCAATTACCTGATAGACAAGACTGGCAGGATCCGTTTGATCGTCAGAGGGGTTCCTGACAACAGCCTGATTATCGACAAAATCAAAGCACTCGGCCTTGATAACTAA
- a CDS encoding cache domain-containing protein, producing MTIGMTIKARFFLTIIVVAVLSSVCMGIYSYQNQSAQLLQRFENLADQENQLLRTILDADAEGLRRATSGLSRLEAFLTPLAAEDREALLTVARPIFDELKAKHSITHMYFIAPDGKVLLRVHMPEQHGDSLERATFLQAVATKETASGLEMGKNFFSLRCVTPILADGELLGYLEVAEEIDHVFVRMKEITGHDVALFLPIEYIERFDTDLEVLDGSDFTVLYPSSPQLVISSDPQRNDFLPSGLKTFVVKAVELDEKHYVVGAGPIKDAFGETAGVLLSQKNVTRHYDSIWHGVVTSLTVFIVILLSGNLLLWLSMKKSMNFFLAVRSHIQKVTRTWDVDQRLEVVTTDEIGELAEDLNRMQVEIGKLRNSLVNQADELMMANQELESFSYTLSHDLRTPLTRAYAAADILVESYGDSLDETGRLLLDNICKGCEGMEGLIEAILVLSNIVRKELHSETLDFAVMARDIVEELTMAEPERKVVTVIPETLVCTGDQQLLRVALRNLLENAWKYSRGEAEAKIELGMIEQQGKSVFYVRDNGVGFNMQHAANLFTTFKRLHDASEYPGTGIGLATVQKIIQRHGGTIWGVGKEGEGATFFFTLP from the coding sequence ATGACAATCGGCATGACAATCAAGGCCCGCTTTTTTCTGACGATTATCGTCGTGGCCGTACTAAGCAGCGTTTGCATGGGAATCTATTCCTACCAGAACCAATCCGCGCAACTGTTGCAACGGTTCGAGAATCTGGCTGACCAGGAGAACCAATTGCTCAGGACGATCTTGGATGCTGATGCCGAAGGGTTACGTCGCGCAACCTCGGGTCTCAGCCGCCTGGAAGCGTTCCTCACCCCGCTCGCGGCCGAGGACCGGGAGGCCCTACTGACGGTTGCTAGGCCCATTTTTGACGAACTCAAGGCCAAACACTCCATCACCCATATGTATTTCATTGCTCCTGATGGCAAGGTTCTGCTGCGTGTGCACATGCCGGAGCAGCATGGAGACAGCCTGGAGCGGGCCACTTTCCTGCAGGCAGTGGCAACCAAAGAGACGGCCAGCGGACTTGAAATGGGGAAGAATTTCTTTTCACTGCGCTGCGTCACTCCAATCCTGGCTGACGGTGAGCTGCTCGGCTACCTGGAGGTGGCCGAGGAGATCGACCATGTTTTCGTGCGGATGAAGGAAATTACAGGACACGACGTTGCCCTGTTCCTTCCGATAGAATATATCGAGAGGTTCGACACCGACCTAGAGGTCCTAGACGGCAGCGATTTCACCGTGCTCTATCCGAGCAGCCCACAGCTAGTCATTTCGTCCGACCCACAGAGAAACGATTTTCTGCCGTCGGGGCTGAAGACTTTTGTAGTGAAAGCTGTCGAGCTCGACGAAAAACACTATGTCGTCGGTGCAGGGCCGATCAAGGATGCCTTTGGAGAAACAGCCGGGGTACTCTTATCCCAGAAGAATGTCACCCGACACTATGATTCAATCTGGCATGGAGTGGTGACCAGCCTGACGGTTTTTATTGTAATCCTGCTCAGCGGCAATCTGCTCCTCTGGCTTTCCATGAAGAAGAGCATGAATTTCTTTCTTGCGGTACGTAGCCACATCCAGAAGGTGACCCGCACCTGGGACGTTGACCAGAGGCTGGAGGTGGTCACTACCGATGAGATCGGCGAACTTGCCGAAGATCTTAACCGAATGCAGGTTGAGATCGGCAAGCTAAGAAACTCGCTGGTGAATCAAGCCGATGAACTAATGATGGCCAACCAGGAACTGGAATCGTTCAGCTATACCCTTTCCCATGATCTGCGGACACCGCTGACTCGCGCCTATGCGGCAGCCGATATTCTCGTGGAGAGCTATGGCGACAGCCTCGATGAAACCGGACGTTTGCTCCTCGACAACATCTGTAAGGGGTGTGAGGGAATGGAGGGTCTGATCGAGGCGATCCTGGTCCTATCCAACATCGTTCGCAAAGAGCTTCACAGTGAGACCCTCGATTTCGCCGTCATGGCACGGGATATTGTCGAGGAGTTGACGATGGCTGAACCGGAGCGCAAGGTGGTCACTGTTATCCCTGAAACGCTGGTTTGCACGGGTGACCAGCAACTGTTGAGGGTGGCGCTGAGAAATCTCTTGGAAAACGCCTGGAAATACTCCCGGGGCGAGGCGGAAGCGAAGATCGAACTCGGCATGATCGAGCAGCAGGGGAAATCGGTCTTCTACGTCCGAGATAACGGCGTCGGGTTCAATATGCAGCACGCTGCAAATCTCTTCACCACTTTCAAGCGATTGCATGATGCCAGCGAGTACCCAGGAACCGGCATCGGCCTGGCCACAGTGCAGAAGATCATCCAGCGGCATGGCGGCACTATCTGGGGCGTTGGCAAAGAAGGCGAGGGAGCTACCTTTTTCTTTACCTTGCCCTGA
- a CDS encoding ChaN family lipoprotein, which yields MKFLRKLILLVFVAVFTLFLPVTTQAHPHIIDAAEKTEISPQALLEDLRRAQVIFLGEFHDHVGHHRAQLTIIDALDDDERPLAIGLEMFRKDSQETLDRWTANDLPFLKFLSVYKDNWSMWEEYREIFMHARNEEVKMVGLNIPRSITSKVLRNGFKALPEEERQMLGNVQCVVTPAYSDYIRQAMGGYGGHGDQYLHFCEAQMLWDTMMARNLVEFLEKNPEYRVVVLAGSGHAWKFGIPTQMLEQAEISYRVLLPEVVSRVDRQSVTRDITDYLWLDEGEDGWTFPN from the coding sequence ATGAAGTTTTTACGCAAATTGATTTTGTTGGTTTTCGTTGCCGTGTTCACCCTGTTTCTTCCGGTAACGACCCAAGCCCACCCACATATCATCGATGCCGCAGAGAAGACTGAAATCTCCCCGCAGGCTTTGCTCGAAGACCTGCGTCGCGCCCAAGTCATCTTCCTGGGGGAATTTCATGATCATGTCGGACATCATCGCGCCCAGTTGACGATCATTGATGCCCTCGATGACGATGAACGACCGCTGGCGATCGGTCTCGAAATGTTCCGCAAAGACAGTCAGGAAACCCTCGATCGCTGGACCGCAAACGACCTGCCGTTTTTGAAATTTCTGTCGGTTTATAAAGACAACTGGAGCATGTGGGAGGAGTACCGGGAGATTTTCATGCATGCCCGAAACGAAGAAGTGAAGATGGTCGGGCTGAATATACCGCGCAGCATTACCAGCAAAGTGCTTCGCAATGGTTTTAAAGCGCTTCCCGAAGAGGAGCGGCAGATGCTCGGCAATGTCCAGTGTGTGGTCACTCCTGCTTACAGCGACTATATCCGTCAGGCGATGGGTGGCTATGGCGGTCACGGCGATCAATATCTCCATTTCTGCGAAGCCCAGATGCTCTGGGATACCATGATGGCACGTAACCTGGTCGAGTTCCTGGAGAAGAATCCGGAATATCGGGTGGTGGTGTTGGCCGGCAGCGGGCATGCCTGGAAATTTGGTATCCCAACGCAGATGCTCGAGCAAGCTGAGATCAGCTACCGTGTTTTGTTACCGGAAGTTGTCTCACGCGTCGATCGACAGAGTGTGACCAGGGATATCACCGATTACCTGTGGCTGGATGAAGGGGAGGATGGTTGGACGTTTCCAAATTAA
- a CDS encoding dienelactone hydrolase family protein, producing MKTIMTLLFALFLASSACAAGITVDYQVNNQTYEGYYISNTKGAPLVLLVHDWDGLTDYEVKRAEMLAKLGYAVFAADLFGKGIRPTEMVDKRQHTGALYKDRAKLRALLQGSLDAAKEQGGDVTNAVSMGYCFGGAAVLEQVRSGANLKGFATFHGGLSTPEGQDYSQAKGKLLIMHGSADSNITLQDFADLATELEQQGVAHEMITYGGAPHAFTVFGSDRYRADADAKSWQRFVEFLAETLN from the coding sequence ATGAAAACCATAATGACATTACTCTTTGCTCTTTTTCTGGCAAGCAGCGCTTGCGCGGCCGGTATTACCGTCGATTATCAGGTCAACAACCAGACCTACGAGGGATATTACATCAGCAACACGAAAGGGGCGCCTTTGGTCCTGCTCGTACACGACTGGGATGGACTGACGGATTATGAAGTCAAACGTGCGGAGATGCTCGCCAAGCTCGGCTACGCGGTCTTTGCCGCCGACCTTTTCGGCAAGGGCATCCGTCCGACCGAGATGGTCGATAAGCGCCAACATACGGGCGCGTTGTACAAGGATCGAGCGAAGTTGCGGGCGTTGCTACAGGGCTCTCTCGATGCGGCCAAAGAACAGGGCGGGGATGTGACCAACGCAGTGTCGATGGGCTACTGCTTTGGCGGGGCCGCAGTGCTCGAGCAGGTCCGCTCCGGTGCTAATCTGAAAGGTTTTGCCACCTTCCACGGTGGCTTGAGCACACCGGAAGGACAGGACTACAGTCAGGCCAAGGGCAAATTACTGATCATGCACGGCAGCGCTGACAGCAACATCACCCTGCAGGATTTTGCGGACCTGGCGACTGAGCTCGAACAGCAGGGCGTGGCCCATGAGATGATCACCTACGGCGGCGCGCCGCATGCGTTCACCGTGTTCGGTTCAGATCGTTATCGTGCTGATGCCGACGCTAAATCGTGGCAGCGTTTCGTGGAGTTTTTGGCGGAAACGCTGAACTAG